A genomic window from Gossypium hirsutum isolate 1008001.06 chromosome D10, Gossypium_hirsutum_v2.1, whole genome shotgun sequence includes:
- the LOC107914845 gene encoding probable acyl-activating enzyme 6, producing the protein MEELKSRPANSSPLTPLGFLDRAATVYGDCTSIIYNNTSYTWSETHRRCLQLASSLSSTGIKTGHVVSVLAPNIPAMYELHFAVPMSGAVLNSINTRLDARTVSVLLCHSESKLLFVDTLSQSLALQAISLFPPNENPPLLVLIKDDEDDGVSSTIDSRFCCTYESLVQKGNPGFKWIRPESEWNPIVLNYTSGTTSSPKGVVHCHRAVFTNTVDSLIHWEVPKQPVYLWTLPMFHANGWSFTWGMAAVGGTNICVRKFDARIIYSLIRKHGVTHMCGAPVVLNMLTNSPETKPLQNPVQILTAGAPPPAAVLYRTESLGFIVSHGYGLTETGGLVVSCAWKREWNKFPLAERARLKARQGVRTLTVTEADIVDPESGLSVKRDGSSLGEIVLRGPCIMLGYLKDPNATSKCLKEDGWFYTGDVGVIHPDGYMEIKDRSKDVIISGGENLSSVEVESILYTHPAINEAAVVARPDEYWGETPCAFVSLKAELTRKPSEIEIMEYCRAKLPHYMVPKTVVFKDELPKTSTGKILKFVLREIAKGMGSSSPRVSRM; encoded by the coding sequence ATGGAAGAGCTAAAGTCACGGCCTGCAAATTCTTCCCCTCTCACCCCACTAGGCTTCTTAGACAGAGCAGCCACCGTGTACGGTGATTGCACCTCCATCATCTACAATAATACTTCCTACACTTGGTCTGAAACCCACCGGCGATGTCTCCAGTTAGCTTCTTCCCTCTCCTCTACCGGCATCAAAACGGGCCACGTCGTTTCCGTTTTAGCCCCCAACATCCCAGCAATGTACGAGCTTCATTTCGCTGTTCCCATGTCTGGTGCTGTACTAAACAGCATCAACACCCGCCTTGATGCCCGCACTGTCTCCGTCCTCCTATGTCACAGTGAATCAAAGCTCCTCTTTGTCGATACCCTTTCTCAGTCTCTGGCCCTGCAAGCCATCTCTTTGTTTCCTCCCAACGAAAACCCCCCACTTCTGGTCTTAATCAAAGATGATGAGGATGATGGTGTGAGTTCCACCATTGACTCTCGCTTCTGTTGCACGTATGAGAGTCTGGTGCAGAAAGGCAACCCTGGTTTCAAGTGGATTCGGCCTGAAAGTGAGTGGAATCCGATTGTTTTGAACTATACATCAGGTACCACCTCGTCTCCTAAAGGAGTGGTTCATTGCCACAGGGCAGTTTTCACCAACACCGTTGATTCTTTAATCCATTGGGAAGTTCCAAAACAACCTGTTTACTTATGGACACTCCCAATGTTTCATGCTAATGGGTGGAGTTTCACTTGGGGGATGGCTGCCGTCGGTGGAACTAATATTTGCGTTCGAAAATTCGACGCCCGAATCATCTATAGTTTGATCAGAAAACATGGCGTCACTCATATGTGTGGAGCCCCCGTGGTGCTTAACATGTTAACAAATTCTCCTGAAACTAAACCTCTCCAAAATCCAGTCCAAATCCTCACCGCTGGAGCTCCACCGCCAGCAGCGGTTCTTTACAGGACCGAGTCACTCGGTTTCATAGTGAGTCACGGGTACGGGTTAACCGAAACGGGAGGACTGGTTGTTTCTTGTGCTTGGAAAAGGGAATGGAACAAGTTTCCATTGGCGGAGAGGGCGAGGCTGAAAGCGAGACAAGGAGTGAGAACTCTGACTGTGACGGAAGCGGACATAGTGGATCCCGAGTCAGGACTGAGTGTAAAGCGAGACGGGTCAAGCCTTGGGGAAATCGTTTTGAGAGGTCCTTGTATCATGTTGGGGTATCTAAAGGACCCAAATGCCACATCCAAGTGCTTGAAAGAAGACGGCTGGTTTTACACCGGAGATGTTGGGGTGATCCACCCTGATGGATATATGGAAATCAAAGATCGTTCAAAGGATGTTATAATTAGCGGCGGGGAGAATCTGAGCAGTGTTGAAGTTGAATCCATTTTGTACACTCACCCAGCAATCAATGAAGCAGCGGTGGTGGCTAGGCCGGATGAGTATTGGGGAGAGACTCCTTGTGCTTTTGTGAGCTTGAAAGCTGAGTTAACTCGGAAACCCAGTGAGATTGAGATTATGGAGTACTGTAGAGCCAAGTTGCCACACTACATGGTGCCCAAAACGGTGGTGTTTAAGGATGAATTACCCAAGACTTCAACGGGGAAGATTCTCAAGTTTGTTCTGAGGGAAATTGCAAAGGGAATGGGTTCATCTTCCCCTCGGGTGAGTAGAATGTGA